Below is a genomic region from Zea mays cultivar B73 chromosome 9, Zm-B73-REFERENCE-NAM-5.0, whole genome shotgun sequence.
TCCACATCAAAAAGATAAGTTATAAAAATAAATTCTGTAATGTTCCTAATGGGACTTAGATGATGTGAAAAATATTTTCCTTTTTTATAAATTTGGTCAAACTTGAGATGGGTTGACTTAAGACAAATGGAAATACAGTATATTTCAGGCCGGAGGGAGTGAATACTAGCTACCTTTGCATTGGTATCTGGTATCAGTAATAGATTACAAAGATTACTTTGTGTGCTAAGTCGACTAGcagatactccctccgtttttaaaaatatgacaccgttgactaaaactttgaccactcgtcttattTGAAAATCTAAAATTTCAAGTCACGCTCAAActaccttaagtgataaaacaaattataacaaaataaataatattTCAGTTTTTGTTGAATAAGACGAGTGATCAAAGTTTTCAAAAAAAGTCAACGGCGTCATATATTTAAGAACGGAGGTAGTATTTCATTGTCTTATAGTTAGGTGCATTGCAGTAACCTTGATGTTAGTGCATGCTTTGTAAACTCGTCAATTAACAAAATGGATGCATTAATGTGGATAATGATAATCATTTAACTTCTTTACTATGCAGGGGATGTCCATGGTCAGTATTCAGACCTTCTTCGATTATTTGAGTATGGTGGCTATCCACCAGATGCAAATTATCTGTTCCTCGGTGACTATGTTGATAGGGGGAAACAGAGCATAGAAACAATATGCCTTCTCTTGGCATACAAGATAAAGTACCCAGAAAACTTCTTTCTTCTCAGGGGAAACCATGAATGCGCCTCAATCAACCGAATATATGGGTTTTTTGATGAGTGTAAGAGGAGATTCAATGTTCGTATCTGGAAGATATTCACCGAGTGTTTTAACTGCCTCCCAGTGGCTGCGCTTATTGATGACAAGATCTTTTGCATGCATGGAGGGTTGTCTCCTGAGCTAAAGAGCATGGACCAAATACGTAACATTTCTCGTCCTGTGGATGTTCCTGATGTTGGTCTCCTATGTGATCTGTTATGGTCGGACCCTGATAAGGAGATTGATAGGTGGGGTGAGAATGACAGGGGTGTTTCCTACACCTTTGGAGCTGACGTAGTTGCCGAGTTTCTTCAGAAACATGATCTAGATTTGATCTGCAGGGCCCACCAGGTATTCATTATCTTATACACCTTTATTGTAAGAACAGTTCTTCATGGCTGTGATAATTGTTAGTTGATATTATTCCAACAAGTAATGAATATCATGCTGAAAATAGATGGCCATCGACCTGTCACTCAAAATAAAAAAGGAATTGAAATCTTTATCTAAGATAAGATGGTATGATTGTATAATTTGGTGTCTTCTTCTGAAGAGTCTATTGCTTCTGGTCTATATTGGACTCTACTTACTTAAAAGAAAGTACAGTATCTGTTTCACAGTATCAACATGCTTGCACTGTTACCTACCATTTTGTAATAACAGTACATAACCCTCCTGTTGAGTAAGCAAAACTGTGCATATGCCCTTTTGCAGGGTGAGCTTGTCATTTGTATGATAATATATAAGCTAAGGTTCTGGATATTTGCATTTTTTTTACTTTGCTTGAAGGACTGGCCTGGTGCAGTTGAGAGAGTTATCTCACTGAATCACTAGGTCTAGGGTTCGGAGCAGCCTCTCTGCAGTTGCGGGGGAATGTGGGGGTGGGTCGGTCTCTTCTTTTTTAGACAATCAGACCTTGAACTGGTTATGGTCAAGACTAGCTGTCCAATTTTCGCTAGCTTGAATGCTTAAGGTCAACCTAAAGCTCTTTACATTATTAGCCCTTCTGAAATATTATGAAGACTAAATTATCTTTTGTTCTGAAACATTTTAGGGAAATAACTAAAACATCTAGAGTGCTCATCTGTTGAGCTGTGAAATACTATTTTGGTTGTGCATTGCCTTGATTACCATTGACTTCTCTTCAACTGAATCTACTTCACAGGTCGTAGAGGATGGTTATGAATTTTTCGCAAAACGCCAGCTTGTAACAATATTCTCAGCACCGAACTACTGTGGAGAGTTCGACAATGCTGGTGCACTGATGAGCATTGACAACTCCCTAGTATGCTCGTTCCAGATACTCAAGCCTtctgagaagaaaggaaaagcagGAAATGGGAACATGCCAAAGCCCGGTACACCTCCCAGGAAGATAAAAATAAGTGTTACCCATATTTAGCCAGGTTCTCGCTATCAATCTGCATTTGCGAAGTTGTGATTAAGTGCTCCCCCAAACTTGTGGTAAGTTTTTTTTTGGTGAGCTTAACACGATTTTAAACTGTGGACCATCGTGCCTCATGTCTTTCTGATCTGAAGTCTGATGCAAATGTATCCTGACATTTTGCCAACCAAGAGAGATCATGCTGACAGAAACTTCAGGATTTTTTTTTATTGTGGACTTATGTTCTTACTCCCCGACAAATGCAACATGTTTATGAATGGGTAGGGGAAATGCTAACAAGCAACTAATGCTCTTTACTTATTTTGATGCACGACTGAAATCACTGGAAGTATCCCATTTTCTAAGAACAAAGGACATTCTCTTTGCTGGATGATGGTTTTTTGTCATTATTGTGGTCTACATATACTCCGGCTGAAACACAGCGCCAATCGACCGCCCATTGCAATGTCGCAAGATAAACTGTATTGTCTTAACGAGTCCCTAGCAAAATGCTCTGCCACTGCGGATTCAGTTTGGGAAGGAACAGGCAGTGGAGTATGTAATGCGGTCCACACAGCCACGTTGGCAAGTGGTATGCTGGATCTAGGTGGCACTGAATCATGATTCAAATGCTAATTCATAAAATAGTAGGACACTAAATAAatgttagtttaaaaataaatagagATATAGTTCGATTCaattcttaaattttatagtggaaAATTTAGAGCTCATTATAATGCCCAGTTTTGCTTGCACGGAACAGTAAAAGTTCGAGCACTCATTGCTGGTTTCTGAGAGTTGTGTGATTTGTTACAAAATAACATATTACAAAGTTATATGTGATATAGTGAACAATGACATATTACAAAGTTATATGTGATAAAAGGGAGCGCGGGCCTCGACGTCTCCGGGCGCACGAGCCTCGACGGCTCACGGGCGGGCGCGCGACCCCGACCATGCCGGCTGCGGGCGCTGCCCGGTTGCGGCCGGCGCACGGCGCGGACGTCGCCGGAACGTGCGGCCCTGGCGCAGACGCGGCTTGGCCTCGCCGGCTGTGGGCGCTCGGCTTGGTTTGGCGGCTTCGGCAAGTGGTGGCTGGTGGCGCGAGGACCGAGATGGCGGCGACGACTTGAATGGGACCCTAACTGCCTCCCTTTTATAATGGATGCGTGGGGCGCGGGCTGCCCCAGCCTGGTGGCGCCTGGGCCGCTCCGGCCTGCTGGCTGGCCACGCGGGCTGCCCCGGTGGGCCGTCTCGACCAGATTGGACTATGTGGCCTATTTATTATTTATAATTTCTGAATTTTAGTATAAAACCCTGTTTTATATGTACATTTAGTTCTAACTTGAGTTAGGGCGTCTAAATTCGAATATTTAGACTCCTACAAATATATGTAATTGTACATATTTGTCTTTTTTATATACAGACTTGATAgtgaattatattttatttacatttataattcacataTTTTCGACTTGCTTTTGTTTTTGCATTCTTTTATGTTTGCATGGAAAACATAGCACATTAATAAGTCGAAACTGAATGGTCTACATGCAAAATAAAATTACATTATTTTGGATTAAGAGCGTAGGGAGAtagagtcctaagcattggctgcactAAATTCTTTTATAGAGTTTAGTAGCCGAGAGACCGTGCTTGAGACAACATTCGAAATGCCTATctctatgaggtctacatctctcggtatgattacctatacgtgctaTCCAAAATAATAGGATATGGAGTTCTTGAATTTTACTTTGATAGTTAGTCGAGTATGGgtagtggagacctaagcattggttgcggtttgttcatccatgaacttatcagcccagagaccgtgcttttaAGCAGCAAATTTCTTGCCCACTACTAGGagatctacctcattaatttgaTGATTATCTATACAATGCTCACTAATATTCAAAGTATTTATTCGATTGGAAGGTTTGGAACCTTCAGGCAAGCCAGACTGGACGTTCCTGTCATGCTGGCAACTCAaagaattcttttaattaagttctacttaattaaatgatgaattcttgcaaaATATGAGGCATATATATTTGACTTGGGATTATTCAACACATGATGGAGATCTAGGCTTTGGCTGTATTAAGTTCTTGGAATTTATTTGCCCTGAGACCAAGCTTTTAGACAACAAAAAGTTATTTACCCATCAATATGAGGTCTACATCATAAGATGATGATGATTACCTATATGTGTTTTTCTCAAGTAGATATGTTGGAGATGTGATGTTGGTTATTCACCTTTATGgtgatttccattttatttttgaaattttggtcaggcacagggtagtggagtcctaagcattggctgcagtatgttccttgaatataccagcccagagaccatgctttcAGGCAGCAAAAATTTTACCCACTACTAGGAGATCTACTCCATTATTTCATGACATGGAGATTATCTACGTTGTGTCCAATttttcaaaaatctgttggtaaaCTTTATGTGATACCAAAATTTCTCCAACATATGAATATATGATATATTTTGCAGCAACATAAAATGGTTAAGCCATTTGAAGGATAATAATTTAATAGAGTTTGATGAACTCGCCTAATGGGCTTAATTATCCTTAATGTTCATTGGATATGATCATTTTATTTTTGCATGATATGGGAATTCGCCTCTCATTTTGGAGGAAATGAGATGCTCGCTTTCTCTTACggttcttatgaaaagaactTATGTGCTTTTGCGGCTTGATGTACAAGCGCAAAATGAATAGCAAGGGAAATCATAAGACATGTGGACTTATGAGTAAATGTCTACATTATGTTGTAGACTAACactttgtattcatatattttgcttgaaagcaaatatataagcacattaaaaagggaagggcaatgagtatgacaaactcttttttttcattacactatacgtgatatagtgttgtatgcccaggcatctaatcttgtatatgaaatcccaatagatgcatactactcatgaaagctaagatatgaagtgtacttcaatcttccatctgacatgataacagtggttagttgtgtaaatcgtgatttggactaatcatgtaacaacacttcttttctaagagaagaccactttgttagataattttcttttgagtactatttaaatGATGCATGAGACTTGGTATAATCTCATAATTGATGTTGTGATAGGTTCAACTCATGTGATGTGAGTTAaacacactcatgtgatttgagtgtaaaaactcatatggatttgagttgaacaaactcatcgattagaGTTGAACGAACTCTTCAAGGGAGTTGAAGACTCATTgatttgagttgtgcaaacttgtaCAGGGATTCTTCCAATTGAGGAAGAAACATGTGTCGGAGAGtggatctccggccgggtggcggagtgcacctgcCTTAagtcctgagatgaggaggggcttaggcgtttcgcTTTATTGTTGGAGAGAAGGGGCAGAACAcaggaacacacaagggtttagagtggttcgggccgccggagcgtaataccctactccactgtgagatgtattgcttgagagcttgtatgagctagcgagtctgagattgcgtgtgtgtgtaacgtcgcatgcctccccttttatagctgaaggggcatGCACAAAtagactgggccccgacatgtaggcccaggtacataaagaatatagcacttggagcGACTAATGCATGTTGCCGAGACAATCTTCTCTtccctgacgcccgagatctgTGTATCCTTGGCGTACAGTGGAAGCTTCTTGCGGAAGAGAAGATGAGTATAGCGCGCCGCTCGGCACAGGCGTACTGTTTGCCAAGTGACCCAGCAGGCACGCCgactgctggatgaccttgacgctgCCTGctagcggatgggacgggacgcattaaatgttgagagggcacgtcgcccgtcagcgcagtggcaggcgacgcgtcttttcctcaataaatgcaggggctgcacgacttctcgtcaggttcggcccggtagcttatgtcatgggccacaagcagcgggtctccgcctgtgCGGTAAATGGAGAGCAAGGCCCGCACACGTGTCAGCATCGGACCCCTGCACACACCAAGGTCCTTCTCGTCCAAGAACCCTGCCGGGGTTTGGACCTACCTGGGGGCTCCGGACCCATATGTATATAGGGGCCCGGTGTCCTTCTGTGGGGGTCCGGACTTACTGAGGCGTGGTGCCTTTtcttgccacgtggcgccctttgaCCCGCCCATCCAGTGGGGTCAAGCGCGGTCCTCCGCGAGGCTAGGAGACGTCACATGGGTGCGATGTCTTcatgctgtaggagagggtacccctgatttagggtaccgacagtggcccccggtcctgcctcaggggaggatgcgagcctgcatgtgggaccagagtctgattgacggttggaccgctgcttccgtgcgcctgttgctgcaattactgtcggcccgACTATGACCACGCCAACTGTCGTGCCTATTCCCAcgactgactgacccgtgaccgtcgtacttaatggcactattgggccatgcgcggggctgcctcgagtcgctgcactggttctgaaaaatttACCTTTTCAGAAACCTGTGACAGTCCCGAGAAGACATGGCATTGGCGCAggcggcggtgcagtttctttgcacacggtaaccggcgcgccggttacatggcgtgtgggcctaggcccctGAGTTGGACCACCAGTTGCGGCGGAGCTGAGGGAGCGCACAGCCGTGGGACGGTTGTACGCTTCTTGCGCGGCGATTCACCTCTTTGACCGCTGGGTGCGGTGAAGACGAAGGGGCGCCTAACCGTGGGGCAGTTGCATGCCctatgtgcggcggttcgccttcctgaccgctggttaCCCCGAAAATGGAGGAGCACGTAACTGCAGGGCAGTTGCACGTTCCTTCTCAGGGTTggtctgtatgacatgtggggcctggcccccgtgtcataaggtgggtgtcggggaccataattaggggtaccctcaagacgcctaattctcagctggtaacccccatcagcataaagctgcaaaggcctgatgggtacgattaagtcagggatcagtccacacgagtgactcgatcacgcttcgcccgagcctagcctcagccaagggcagccgacctcgagagacttccgtctcgcccgaggccccccttttaatggcggacacacctccggctcgcccgaggccttggcttcgcttagaagcaaccctgactaaatcgccgtgccgactgaccaggttgcaggagcatttaacgcgaaggtggcctgacacctttatcctgacacgcgccccccggcagagccgaagtgaccgccgtcactccaccgctctactgaccagtctgacagaaggacagcgccgcctgcgccactccgactgcagtgccactcgacagagtgagtctgacaggcagtcaggccttgccaaaggcgccataggaaactccgctccgcccgaccccagggctcggactcgggctaagacccggaagacggcgaacttcgctccgcccgaccccagggctcggactcgggctaagacccggaagacggcgaactctgctccgcccgaccccagggctcggactcgggctaagacccggaagacggcgaactccgctccgcccgacctcagggctcggactcgggctaagacccagaagacgacgaactccgctccgcccgacccagggctcagactcgggctcagccccagaagacgaagaaactccgcctcgcccgaccccagggctcggactccgccctggcctcggccgaacgatctccgcctcgcccgacccgggggctcgggctcggcctcggccacggaagacagactcgacctcggcttcggaggagcccccacgtcgcccgacctagggcacaggcccgccacgtcaacaggaagcgccatcatcatcctaccccgagccgactcgggtcacggagaacaagaccggcgtcccatctggccagctccgccagatgggcaatgatggcgccccacaagctctgtaacgacggcggctctcagctctcttacggaagcagggcgacgtcagcaaggactcgaccgctcctacagctgtccctctgccaggctccgttgctcctccgacagccacgacatcacgccagcagggtgccaagatctctccggctgccacattggcatgtacttagggcgctagctctctctccgctagacacgtagcactctgctacacccccattgtacacctggatcctctccttacgcctataaaaggaaggaccagggccttctcagagagggttggccgcgcggggacgaggacgagacaggcgctctcttggggccgctcgcttccctcacccgcgtggacgcttgtaacccccctactgcaagcgcacccgacctgggcgcgggacgaacacgaaggccgcgggatctccacctctctcacgcccgtctccggccacctcgcctctccccccttcgcgctcgcccacgcgctcgacccatctgggctggggcacgcagcacactcactcgtcggcttagggaccccccggtctcgaaacgccgacagttggcgcgccaggtaggggcctgctgcgtgctgacgaacagcttcccgtcaagctccagatgggcagtctccagcaacctctccggcccgggacggtgctccgtttcgggagtcttgagttcatgtccttcgacggcagctacgacatgatactccttccaccgtcgcgcgacaacgacaatggcggccgacgacccgcccaccggcggcggaaccgacgacatcttccccgcgtggtggaagaacaacattcgagctcgctccgtcctctcccccaccaacggaggaggaggcggggcaaccaaggccaagcgggaggccgcgcttcgtcagccgtcgagcgaatcgacgcccccgacgccccgacggaaggcacgctgggcgtcgacctcgcgttcgagacgaaggcaagcgccgtccccccgcgacacgccaatcccgagcaagaagacgacgccagcgcgctcgcggaaagcctgcaggacgtcgccctcgtacctgggacgacggtgcaaccagtccccgatgtgactacgtcgctcctcgtcgaccaaaaggtactgactaactcccatcttacgtcatttcgactcggcctcaacccgccaagcgacctcgccttggcgggcgctctcattgaggcgagtgcaaccccactggggtttcgtatgcggtcgccttgggaccggttgacggacgtctcaacctacgggccctctgggtccgaggaagatgacgatcccagcatctgttgggatttctctggacttggcaaccccagtgccatgcgggacttcatgaccgcatgtgactactgcttcTCCGACTGTACCGATGGAAGCCGCAACCtcgacgacgagggctgcggcccaagccgcgaatgtttccacgttgagctgggggatcccttcgaaggcaaccatcttggcatgccggaggacggtgatttccctaggcccgtgcctcgcgccgacatcccgcgggagctagctgtggtccccgtttcgGCGGGGGGACacaacccacagctcgagcaagtccgcggggcgcagaccaggctcgacgagggaacgggagcgcttgagacgatccgtcgggacgtcgggcaggtatgggcgggccaacccccggccggagaaatacgtcacctgccccagggtctccagcaccgcgtcgccaacgatgtcagggtcaggccgccgcccgcatccagcggggttggtcagaacctggcagccgcagcgatgctcctccacgcgatgccggagccatcaaccaccgagggtcggcgaatccagggagagctcaagaatctcctggaaggcgctgcggcccgacgggccgagagcactgcctcccgaaggcagggatacccctcggaacctcatgccgcgacttcccgattcatgcgggaagcctcggtctacaccgggcgcacgtgcaacaccgcgcctgcggccccgggccacctcggcaacgagcaccatcgacgcgaccgtcgggcccacctcgacgaaagggtgcgccgaggctaccaccccaggcgtgggggacgctacgacagcggggaggatcggagtccctcgcccgaaccacccggtccgcaggccttcagtcgggccatccgacgggcgccattcccgacccggttccgaccccgactactatcgcgaagtactcgggggaaacgagaccggaactgtggctcgcggactaccgcctggcctgccaactgggaggaacggacgacgacaacctcatcatccgtaacctccccctgttcctctccgacactgctcgcgcctggttggaacacctgcctccggggcagatctccaactgggacgacttggtccaagccttcgccggcaatttccagggcacatacgtgcgccccgggaactcctgggatcttcgaagctgccggcaacagccgggagagtcgctccgggactacatccggcgattctcgaagcagcgcaccgagctgcccaacatcaccgactcggatgtcatcagcgcgttccttggcggcaccacctgccgtgacctggtgagcaagctgggtcgcaagacccccaccagggcgagcgagctgatggacatcgccaccaagatcgcctctggccaggaggcggttgaggctatcttccgaaaggacaagcagccccagggccgcccatcggaagaggctcccgagacgtctactccgcgcggcgccaagaagaagggcaagaagaagtcgcaatcgaaacgcgacgccgctgacgcggaccttgtcgccgccgccgagtacaagaaccctcggaagccccccggaggtgctaacctcttcgacaagatgctcaaggagccgtgcccctaccatcaggggcccgtcaagcacaccctcgaggagtgcgtcatgcttcggcgtcacttccacagggccgggccacccgccgagggtggcagggcccgcgacgacgacaaaaaagaagatcaccaagcaggagaataccccgaggtccgcgactgcttcatgatctacggtgggcatgcggcgaacgcctcggctcggcatcgcaagcaagagcggcgggaggtctgctcggcgaaggtggcggcgccagtctacctagactggtccgacaagcccatcaccttcgaccaggccgaccaccccgaccatgtgccgagcccggggaaatacccgctcaccGTCGACCCCGTcgccggcgacgtcaggctcaccaaggtcctgatggatgggggcagctgcctcaacatcatctacgccgagaccctcaagctcctgcgcgtcgatctgtcctccgtccgggcaggcgctgcgcccttccacgggattgtacctgggaagcgcgtccagcccctcggacgactcgacctccccgtctgcttcggaacgccctccaacttccgaagggagaccctgacgttcgaggtggtcgggttccgaggaacctaccacgcggtactggggaggccatgctacgcgaagttcatggccgtccccaactacacctacttgaagctcaaggtgccgggccccaacggggtcatcaccgtcggccccacgtacaaacacgcgttcgaatgcgacgtggagtgcgtggagtacgccgaggccctcatcgccgacctagagaacctctccaaagaggtgccagatgtgaagcgtcatgccggcaacttcgagccagcggagacggttaaggccgtcccactcgaccccagtggcgacacctccaagcagatccggatcggttccgggctcgaccccaaataggaagcagtgctcgactttctccgcgcaaacgccgacgtctttgcgtggagtccctcggacatgcccgacataccgagggatgtcgccgagcactcgctggatattcgggccggagcccgacccatcaggcagcctctgcgccgattcgacgaggagaagcgcagagtgattggcgaagagatccacaagctaatggcagcagggttcatcaaagaggtattccatcccgaatggcttgccaaccctgtgcttgtg
It encodes:
- the LOC100216757 gene encoding putative serine/threonine protein phosphatase superfamily protein produces the protein MDEAAVDDLIRRLLEARGGRTPRNAQVTDAEIRRLCAAAKDVFLSQPNLLELEAPIKICGDVHGQYSDLLRLFEYGGYPPDANYLFLGDYVDRGKQSIETICLLLAYKIKYPENFFLLRGNHECASINRIYGFFDECKRRFNVRIWKIFTECFNCLPVAALIDDKIFCMHGGLSPELKSMDQIRNISRPVDVPDVGLLCDLLWSDPDKEIDRWGENDRGVSYTFGADVVAEFLQKHDLDLICRAHQVVEDGYEFFAKRQLVTIFSAPNYCGEFDNAGALMSIDNSLVCSFQILKPSEKKGKAGNGNMPKPGTPPRKIKISVTHI